A stretch of DNA from Plutella xylostella chromosome 16, ilPluXylo3.1, whole genome shotgun sequence:
GCCTGTTCCCTTCGACGTGTATTCTACCAGCGGTCCTTTATCTTCACACACAGAATCTATCTATTTACACGAAATCTCAAATCTTCCACAGTCATCAACAGTGCCGTCAAGCCGGTTCCTCTCGACGTGTTATTGACCAGCTAGTGTCTGATGAACTCATTCATAAAATCCATCGTTATACACATTTAACTCAATCTCAAATCTTCCACAGTCatcaacaataaataaataataaataaataaataaatatgtggggacatctcacacacggccatccgaccccaagctaggcagaacctgtgttatgggtgtcggacagctgatatatctacacaaatacatagatagatagatactaaatataaatatcaacacccaagacccgagtacaaatatctgtcattaaacaaatatctgccccagccgggaatcgaacccgggaccatcggctcagtagtcaggtcactaaccactacgccattcggtcgtcaattaACAATGCCATCAAGCCTATTCCTCTCGACGTGTTTCTGACCAGCTAGTGTCTGATGACCCCACTCACAAAATCCATTGTTACACACATTTTACTGAACCACAAATCTTCCACAGTCATCAACAGTCCCGTCAAGCCTGTTCCCCTCAACATGTTCGCTGCCAGCGGTGCTCTCCCCCCCGTCCCCCGCGGCCGGGGGCGCGTCCCCCGAGCACGAGCTCACGGCGTACCAGCTGGTGCCTGATGATGCGGACCCGCACATACAGAGGCTGTCTATAGAGATTGAGAAGGAGAAGTGAGTtggaattaaatttaattttattatttgtagaTTTTCTTGTAAactagacgaccgaatggcgtagtggttagtgacctgactactgagccgatggtcccgggttcgattcccggctggggcagatatttgtttaaacacagatatttgttctcgggtcttggatgtgcccgaaaaatggcaataggcccgccccctattacattgggactaacataacactctggcgaaaagtgggtgcagcaatgcacctctgcctaccccgcaagggagtacattagtacaaggcgtgagtgcgtgtgttttttttttttcttgtaaactttacaaaagtagcttttggcTGTATTACAAatccaattaaaaaaatatatgtaaaaaaTGGCTTATTGAAAAGGTGACAATCTCTTCGTCTACAACTAAACACAAGAACAGATGTAAATGTGGATaaagtaaatacatttaactTTCAGAACACTGCCTGCCAATTCACCTCCTAAAACCTATTTAACTAACCCACAATTCCTCAAATTCCAGAGTGGACTACCTAGCGAAATCCAAGCACTTACAACGGCAGCTAGACTCTCTCCGTTGCGAGTTCTCAGTCTTACGCGTCGAAGACTCCCACTTAGCAACTCTAGATCGGCTGCACGAGGCGCAGGCGCGCGCGGGAGACAACAAGTACTCGACGCTGAGGAAGCTGAAGCAGGGCGCCGCGGCCGCCAGGGTCGCCTTCTACGACCATCTGTGAGGTGAGGGGGTGCATTGAGTCATAACAACAGTGTAAAAGCTACTACTCTTCTAACTATTGGAtgtcaaataaatatgtatttactgACATAtagttaaattatatatttatatgttttctCGTAACAAGTGTGTTAAAATTCGCGCCACAAAAGTCTTACGGCAAAAGCCACCATTAAATCTTTTCTCGAACTTTTTAGACCGCTGTCTTTCCAATCTCAAACTGCACAGTTCAActgttaataaattattatttttacctaAAACTCTTTTCAGGTGGTGCGTCgttctttttatttatgcttTCCATAAACCCCCGAAAGTAGGTGAATAGctgttacataattataattattaataaataaatacatatttatgattacatatttaatatttcgTATACTTAATGTATTGTCTGAGTGATATTTATTCTTGTTTTCAGATGCGGATTCCACACGGCATATCCAACGCACACACGCGTACATTTTGTATGTTCATACCATtttcttcatttatttatactacgACATATTGTTAAGTACACTTTTTTACGAAACTAGGTGTAAACTATAAAACATATATTAGATTGTGTAATATAATCTGTTATTGTGTAAGATTTGTTTGTtgtaatatacagggtgttgcagaaGTGTTAAGTATAGTaaaccgaaagggggtgaATTAAAGGGCTATACTGAACAactacaaatacaaatacaatacaatacaaaatatatttatttgacccattttcacacacattttacaaatacacaagtcagtaaaaacataggtaggtacatcagtgtttttcaacctttttcattatgcgacccccctgggaggaaattttgatttcgcgacccccttgacccttccgtttttttatcatgtaagtaagtatacagggttattggtaagtatacctgatcctttcaggaggcgatagaggaaggcatttccagtcgattgaaccctatattgcattatccgaaacttaacaatttctaagatattaaatatatttattgaagtttttttaattttcgcTTAAAAAAACTAGCTATATTTCAAttacttttttgttttacatataagtaacttaataaactaattaaaagtgcattattcgacttaaattagatacAACACTTACcacaaaatagttaaacattttttttttaatattcaaaacgtaaaaacaaataagttaaattaaaaaaagaatgtcatTCTGCGCTACAGCttaaaacattgtcaacttacttataagctttcaaataagatatttcaatatcaaatcaatttaggtatcaccaacattatatggccaaaacaacaaGAGAAGGCGGAAAAAACTaatttgaggtattgtgtctaataaaatttaagtcgaataatgcacatgtattttattattttaattagtttattaaggtgttacttatgcaaaacaaccaaaaagtaattgaaaaattggtagtttttaaatttttcggttttaagcttAAAGTTTTggcaaaaacttaaaaaacttaaatatttaaattaaatatcatAGAAATGGTCTAGTTTcagataattaattatttcatttcatttcatttattcattcacaaaattacattgtatttgaatttactatagacaaaaatataatataacatgcataaaaaataacaaattagaacaataataaattcacaataataataattaattaaatatacccaattacaaattacaacaaaattttatatttatattaaaataaaatgtcatgcacatttctaaaattaataaaatcgtcAACAGAGTAGAAACACCTTTTAAACAAGAAGATACGCAaggaatttttaaattttgttatttcGTCAATTTGTTTTAAGTCAGTCggtagtttattatataagAGGACTGCCTGATACCGAGCGCTATGTCTCGCAATTTTAAGCCTGGCATTCAAGGTATCAATGCGAATGTCTCGTCTTCTTGTTTTGTTCCGTGCTTTTTTATCATCAGGCGACTCATATCTGGGCAATTTTTTTGCAAGGTTAGTGAGCAGTACGAAAACATACAAGCAAGGCACAGTTAATATACCTAACCTAATAAAGTGTTCCCTGCACGAGTCCCAGGGTGCGATGCGAGCCATAGTTCGGATGGCTCGTTTTTGGCATGTAAAGgcttttttaatattgtactCATGACTCTGTCCCCAGAACATAATACTGTAACGTAACCTTGATTCCACCAAGGCGTAATACACCATTTTGAGGTTGTCTAGGTTTAATTCGTCTCTTAGGCTTCTGAGAGCGTAGCAAGCAGAGCTGATTGACCCCTCAATTGATGTCAGTTCATGCTTCCAGTTCAAGTAACAATCAATGTGTAAGCCCAAGAATTTGACAGCGTCTACTAAACCTATTTTGTCTCCGTTAAACTCAATATTCATATTGTCATCATTTCGCGACATGTTTCTAAATAGCATTGCACTGGTCTTGTTTGGATTAAGCTGGAGATTATTGCATCGAAACCACCTATTAAAAGCATCTAGTGCTGCCAAAACATTTTGGTTAAGTGTTTCAATATCATCAGCATATATGACAGCATTTGTATCGTCTGCGAATACCACTAATTCTGTATTTGGTACATGTTTTGACATATAGCTAATTAGATCGTTGGTAAATGTGATAAAGAAAATTGGTCCCAAAATAGAACCTTGCGGAACGCCTCTTGTAACTTTGACAATGTCTGATTTGCAGATCTTTTCCTTTCCGTTTTCTTCAAATTTTAACTCAATAAATTGATATCTGTTCTCTAGATAGCTCTTAAATATCTCAAGTGCTTGACCTCTTACTCCATAGTGTTCGAGTTTGTTAAGCAATATTGAgatcaatcgactggaaatgctttcctctatcacctcctgaaagcaTCAGgtctattatttataaataacccTACAGGGTGTATAATATGTGAATGTTaccgtattattatttatggtgTCCATGATTAATTAATCAATATTCATTGTCTTTATTAATctttttttacttaagtatCCAGTTTTTTCGATTtctggcgacccccctacagaggcttcgcgaccccccagggggtcgcgacccacaggttgaaaaacactgcccTACATTAAGCAGTTACTTAAACTATTATTAGGTTAGCATGCAAAACTTAGGTAAGTTATTGGTGTTTTAACAGTGctcaatatacctaccaatatAACTTTCGCTTTACGACTGTTGCAATATGACCCTCTTAGTCAATCCCTCTCGGCTTACTATATCACTTttccaacaccctgtacaattAAACCGATACTAttggtaaataataatgattggGATTGATAAAACGTATCCTTATAACGTGCCTTAGGTCGAAATTGAAGccaaaattaatatataacgctaattataaatatgtgtttgtcGCCATTTTAATGTACAGTAGACATTATAATCATCTGACAAAACATGAtcacaattttaaattaagcacaaaataaatgttattcaTGTTCAATAGTATGTGATAATAGGTATACAAACCACCTGTTAAAGCTAAAACTAGATAGTCGCTAAACGGTAtctaaaataattaatcatattgttttctgctaaatacacacactcacgagcaatgaaaaagttccagtcacaaaagcaccaaattagttctaaacggaaaatgctagcttaatgacgccgccaccgcctgcattattgaagtaggtaggtacattaaaaaaattacaacaaaaaaaacctacctaaaacgtaaatattgtgatcaatttttaattatgtGTAAGATTGAGGCCATTTTGTGCTACAATGGTGCTTAATTGGAACTTTTCCAGTTCGTGACTGTATATCATAATTTTTTCtagaaaattatgttttatgcgAGTTTTTGTCAATATAGCTAGTTAAGTACTAATAAACATTTTCTAGATCTGGATAGTTAAACGTTccgtgatattttttatacgcaataattaataaactaaAACTTGATATAGTGAAATTTTTTTCACCGACATTATAAAGATAGCATAACGTTCTTCCCGAGAATTCTCTAATTTCTTTGATTCATTATTTCCATCTGTTCTACATGAATCatgaatgtataatttattaaccCTTCGAGTCACATTGGcttgaaatattatgtaagtgtttttttctgtttgttagggttaataaaaatgaaaatagtaCTTTTATGTACAGGGTGTCATTCACTAAAATACTACACGAAATAATTGTTTAGTCGATTTCGCGGAGTTAAATTGGAGAGCTACATTTTACACCCTGTATTCAATAGACAACAGACCATAATCATTCTATTATGTacctttataattattaatgtatgGTTTTTGTACCTCTTAGTTGTACTTATAACCCTTGTGGATTAATAAACAATGTGAAAATGTGGGCGGCACATTTGTAGGAGTATAGAGAGAGCTCCGATgagtgtcatcatcatcatcatcatcatcacgtccccacttcTGAGACTCGGTTCTCTATCCAGAGAAGGGTttaaggcctagtccaccacgctggcctagtacGGGTTGGCGGACCCCAACACATGCAAGTTTGTCCTGAGAGAGTTGTAGTATGTTACTGTGTCCATCCTTATTTTACAGACCGTTTCTTTACATCCGCACgggttataattataattaactgAATCTTCCATGGCTactgaatttatttaattaaacttcGCCCTTAACTCAAGAGATGGTGGGATCCATATATACGATTGTTGGTTAAGCACATATCCGTAGTACCTACGTACGTAGAACTTACAGTCAATAAACAAATTTCGACGATTTCCCTGACACAAAGAGTCGAAAGTAGAAAAACgcaattaaatctattgctgtcCTGCTCAGTAATTATACTGCCAAAGCAATCGagataaatagatttaaatacgtttagatATTTCGTGCAAGCCAACCTAAGTTCCATGTACGGGGGATACTTTGAACAAGACAAATGTACTCTTTTATACGTGTAAATGTTAAGCGATTTGATTTTTTCATACTTGGcataaaaggtaaacaataaaCTAGGTAtaaggagcggtggtagctcagtcaggtgagcgcccgcttctcaatcaagagatgcgggttcgaatcccggcgctgacatgtaccaatgagttctttgaatttatgtacaatgtataccatcgctcttacggtgaaggaaaacatcgcaAGGacacctgcatatctagatttagcacatcaatctagatatgtgaacccaccaacccgcattggaccagcgtggtgggaaatggtccaaacttaggaaggcagtttagaccttggggatatgcacaaaggttccactcgagagagccaggtgcaggtacttacacccccacagagaatagaatagaatagaactaGGTATAAAAAACCATAAGAACCAATGAAATACTGACTAGCAATTTTACTTTCGCAAACCATTTATCTTAGCTAGTTAATTTGTAtctaatattttgatttaaaagaCACAAAGACCTTTCATGCCAAGTATGAAAAAATgctgttataataatatgtacctatgtcaAGTATGTTTGAACAGGCTTTCACCACAAGTTTACCGTATAGTTGCTTATAATGTGAAACTGACTGTACCTATTCCTAAACCTAAGTGCCTTGAGTTAGTACCACCATGATGTAatcatgtaaatatatttataatttacagtCAACCATGTTTTAATCttactaatatacctacctacttaccataCTTTATTTCCTATTTACTGGCTGCCGTATTgaagaaatataaatttgCGTAAAAAGTCTCGGACGGTTTTCAGTACTTTTAGggcttgtttcacaatgtctggttagtggctacctgtgagataaaatacatgctgtcactctctgtttttactttttgacagtgacagcatgtattttatctcacaggcagccactaaccagacattgtgaaacagggccttagtaTGCCGAATGTTCACAGTTTGCTAGTTTTGCGCTCACTCTACGGTATTTGTAACGAGCGAACAGTATGGTATGCCTAGGGGTATCGTAGCCTAAGATTCCTGAGAAtaccaattaaaaacaaaattaacatttagggcgctttattaaaaaatatacaccattaaaatttaacaacaatatttttatatacagtCCAATATTTCCTTACAGTTATTTAGGAAATAATGATTAGGTACATTACGGTACATacgaaataaatatgtatgtatttatgtatgtaggtataagtatcttattagcaagtaagtatattattcaCTTTCATAAATGTGCTAAGTTTAAGGACAGTACAacataggtaataaaaaataaaaaatgcaatgAACAAAGCTGAATTAAAGTATGAAATTAGTTAAGATACTTAACTATTACGTACGGCTGTGTTCGAATGATGGTAATACAGGTAGCATTATCTCATTCACCTACATAAtcttaagtaagtaataaacatCACTTATCTAGTAGCTagcggtttttttttgtatcagtAGGCACATTTAAATAACCCATAGGTACTATCTAacggccttaccacaaaaacttagtcACGCATTCAACATTACTTATTGCTATTCACTCCTTCAGCAGAGTTATTAGGCAATCTTCTTATGCATTGATAATTTTCGTGATAAAGCCTAAATTGTCtattcattttttaaattcttctCGTAATTTTGTACCTAAAGCGAAAATTTCTGCTAAGTTAGactttaaaattatacaattagGTAGAAGTTTAGATTAGATATAGGTCCTAGGTAcaaaactacctacctactaacagTATTGAAGAGAGAAATGAACATGACTTGTCAACAAAATTAGGCCAAGACATGATTAAATATTGTGAAATCAATCACATGTGTTAAAGGACATAGGTATTGTTACTGGAAGCATCTGgtactttttaaatatcacACCTACTACCTATGTCTGAAAAGTTTAACATGTTGTCAAGCACCTGTGGTATTATTTAAACCCAAAACTCGAGAAGGTGCTATCTTTTCCAGCAGTTACATcaggtttatttataaagactGTGCTAACGAATATAAAGAAAATACGTtacataacattattattagcaTACCTTGCTAACTAAACTATTAAAGAAGGAACATAATCTATGAATACTAGAATTTTTCAACATAAAGTTACGCAGTCTTGTGATGTGCTACAATAAAGGCCTTCATCTTGACGGACTCATCTTCACTGGCTGTCCTGTAAGGCAATAGTTCTCATGACAGTCCACAAACATTCACAGTATTCCCTAAATATTCAGGGTATTGACGGTTTGTTATAGAGCCTCCTATAGTTAATGCCACTGTCACAGAACTCGTTCATGATGATTCTGCACAGGAACAGATGGAAGACCACAATCAAACATATGATGGACATCCAGAACAGCGGGTTGAGTCCTCCCAGGCTGTGTCCATGTTTGTGCAGCGCTATGACATGGTCCTCATGAGCGGGAGCCTCTATCACTTCCTTCACATGTATCGCATGTCTCAAGTCCTCCATGTGCTGCTTATCAGCTGTTATGTACAGTATAGCAGTCAATGGCTCAGTCAGTTTCACTGGGAAGTATACGCGATAAGCACCCAGCTTGGTAGGCGGGTCTAAACATCCACCGTCGCAGGCGTAGTAGGTGCGGTCGGAGCGGTCTAAAGCAACAAATAAGGCAGCTTTGTTGTCCTCTTGTACTACAACACTTATGTTCAAATGCGTCATGTTGCCATATGTCACACGGCGGAAGAGGAAGTCTCGGTGCAGCTTGGACGGATGGATGTTGTACTCCAAGTGTTGGCTGCTGAATCGTAAGCTACCAAAACTCAAGATCATGGCCAGGTTCACCCCACTGGCTCCTGCTTTTAACAAGTTGTGACAACCTTGTTTCTCTAAAGTAAGCAACCAAATACTTGCCACAGTGTTCAAGTCATTCAGAGTGTGAAGAGGTTTCCACAAGTTGAATGCATCCAGTGTAGAGTGACCTTCGTAACAACCTTCTGAGTAAGTCAAAGACATCAGTATATCAGACCTGGTTTTCGGGCGAATATTTTCCTCATGCTCATAGCTTCTTACTTGTGATAAGATAGCATATATGGTAGCATTGATCCTATCTCCATTAATGACCCCCTCAGCTTTAGAGTCACTGATAGAGAAACCTGTGTACCAGAGCCCATCCCAGACTCTTGCATGTTTATCTCTTAAAGTTTTAATAGAAGTGGGGTCTGATGTTGCTGATATCTTCTCCATTTCATCTAAAGCCTTCTTCTCAACAATATCTTTATACTTTGCATATTCTGACTGCTTTATTTTGCCACTGTAGTTCACAGTAGTCAATATGGTTATCTCAGAGCTCTCCCTGGCTTCAATGATTATGGAGTTGGGCATCTTCCTGCTGACCACTGATGCAGCAATGACCAGGTCACTGTCCGGGACAGACAGCATACCT
This window harbors:
- the LOC105391563 gene encoding uncharacterized protein KIAA2013 homolog gives rise to the protein MERVRNNFTEMPRRAGEVLRRINRFTEGPLTRKKLVLLVLIVVFLLLYIGPTLLNWWSSETFTDHQFTCKNTFLEPFQEALNDYDAYVRQEHTGTHTPKSHNYVPYVGNGYLGLALEQYSPLQIKNGRSLSLPLHYYPLYIAKEAEMKEYTVAEYRKGIIHRFQCSGSGLQVSYKYYAHRTIPSLFVQEINVNNPTSASRSVEFFKLGIEDWPTAVSQTVKLRHGGDTKDYEVVTGMLSVPDSDLVIAASVVSRKMPNSIIIEARESSEITILTTVNYSGKIKQSEYAKYKDIVEKKALDEMEKISATSDPTSIKTLRDKHARVWDGLWYTGFSISDSKAEGVINGDRINATIYAILSQVRSYEHEENIRPKTRSDILMSLTYSEGCYEGHSTLDAFNLWKPLHTLNDLNTVASIWLLTLEKQGCHNLLKAGASGVNLAMILSFGSLRFSSQHLEYNIHPSKLHRDFLFRRVTYGNMTHLNISVVVQEDNKAALFVALDRSDRTYYACDGGCLDPPTKLGAYRVYFPVKLTEPLTAILYITADKQHMEDLRHAIHVKEVIEAPAHEDHVIALHKHGHSLGGLNPLFWMSIICLIVVFHLFLCRIIMNEFCDSGINYRRLYNKPSIP